A window from Azoarcus sp. DD4 encodes these proteins:
- a CDS encoding PEP-CTERM/exosortase system-associated acyltransferase, with the protein MQLFERHNLGHGFRKYFEIAPAITESQRNDVYRIRHEVYCEELHYEPERADRHEIDQYDPHSLHCLIRTSSAPKQLVGCTRLVLTDPGDPLAPLPFEHTCAATLDRSIVDPARLPRECIAEVSRLAVRGNYRRRSGEAKAPVTISENDFGSESRPRFPYIPIGLYLGSIALAARSGIDTVFVLTEPRLASHFSKLGVEIRQIGGPVEHRGIRVPSMMDVSTVIKNMRSLVRPIWRVVQEEIERGFEESAGGRSLTG; encoded by the coding sequence ATGCAGCTATTCGAACGTCACAATCTCGGGCATGGCTTTCGCAAGTACTTCGAAATCGCCCCCGCGATCACTGAATCTCAACGCAACGACGTCTACCGTATTCGCCACGAGGTGTACTGCGAGGAATTGCATTACGAGCCGGAGCGCGCCGATCGCCACGAGATCGACCAATATGATCCGCATAGTCTGCACTGCCTGATCCGCACGTCGTCGGCCCCCAAGCAGCTGGTAGGATGCACCCGCCTGGTGTTGACCGATCCAGGCGACCCGCTGGCGCCCCTACCCTTCGAGCACACCTGCGCAGCCACGCTCGACCGCTCGATTGTCGACCCCGCAAGGCTCCCACGCGAATGCATTGCCGAGGTGTCGAGACTCGCCGTGCGAGGCAACTATCGACGCCGCAGCGGTGAAGCAAAAGCGCCCGTCACCATCAGCGAGAACGATTTCGGCAGTGAAAGCCGCCCCCGGTTTCCCTATATCCCGATCGGCCTCTACCTGGGGTCGATCGCGCTGGCCGCCCGCAGCGGCATCGACACCGTGTTCGTGCTGACCGAACCCCGTCTGGCCTCGCATTTCAGCAAACTGGGCGTGGAGATACGGCAGATCGGCGGCCCGGTGGAACACCGCGGGATCCGCGTTCCGTCAATGATGGACGTGTCCACCGTGATCAAGAACATGCGCTCGCTCGTGCGCCCCATCTGGCGCGTGGTGCAGGAAGAGATAGAGAGGGGATTCGAGGAGTCGGCCGGAGGGCGATCCCTGACCGGCTGA
- a CDS encoding propionate--CoA ligase: MTTYKDFHRRSIEKRDEFWAEQAELVHWNKPAEQICDFSKPPFVKWFKGGETNLCYNAVDRHAANRPNDRALVYISTETNEEKVYSFAELQREVERMAAIYQDLGVKRGDRVLIYMPMIAEAAFAMLACARIGAIHSVVFGGFAAGSLATRIDDAKPVLMVSSDAGMRNGKPVPYKHLVDEACKLAEFPPAKVLIVDRGLDKGFPKVEGRDVDYAELRAKHIDAKVPVTWLESSEPSYILYTSGTTGKPKGVQRDTGGYTVALAASMKHIFTGGSGETMFSTSDIGWVVGHSYIIYGPLIAGMATIMYEGTPLRPDAGIWWQIVEKYKVSVMFSAPTAVRVLKKQDPAFLKKYDLSSLKHLFLAGEPLDETSHQWIMSELGIPVIDNYWQTETGWPMLAIVRGVEDSKIKLGSPAFPVYGYDLRIFREDGSECGPNEKGIVGIVPPLPPGCLSTVWGQDERFVSTYFSLFTDPVVYSSSDWGIKDENGYHTILGRMDDVINVAGHRLGTREIEEAVQTHPAIAEVAVVGVHDELKGQMPMAFAVVKDASTVDSAEKRAALEKEVMKKVDESLGAIARPARVHFINGLPKTRSGKMLRRSIQALAEGRDAGDLTTIDDPTTLDQIKAALAS, from the coding sequence ATGACCACCTACAAGGATTTTCACCGTCGGTCGATCGAGAAGCGCGACGAGTTCTGGGCCGAGCAGGCCGAACTCGTGCATTGGAATAAACCCGCCGAGCAGATCTGCGACTTTTCGAAGCCGCCGTTCGTCAAGTGGTTCAAGGGCGGTGAAACCAACCTGTGCTACAACGCGGTCGATCGCCACGCAGCCAACCGCCCCAACGACCGGGCGCTGGTGTACATCTCCACCGAGACCAACGAGGAGAAGGTCTATTCCTTCGCCGAGTTGCAGCGCGAAGTCGAGCGCATGGCGGCGATCTACCAGGACTTGGGCGTCAAGCGCGGCGACCGTGTGCTGATCTATATGCCGATGATCGCCGAGGCGGCCTTCGCAATGCTGGCCTGCGCCCGCATCGGCGCGATTCACTCGGTGGTGTTCGGCGGCTTTGCCGCCGGCTCCCTGGCCACCCGCATCGACGATGCCAAGCCGGTGCTGATGGTCAGCTCGGACGCCGGCATGCGCAACGGCAAACCGGTGCCCTACAAGCATCTGGTGGATGAAGCCTGCAAGCTGGCCGAATTTCCGCCGGCCAAGGTGCTGATCGTCGACCGCGGCCTCGACAAGGGCTTCCCCAAAGTGGAAGGCCGTGACGTCGATTACGCCGAATTGCGCGCCAAGCACATTGACGCCAAGGTGCCGGTGACCTGGCTGGAGTCCTCCGAGCCGAGCTACATCCTGTACACCTCCGGCACCACCGGCAAGCCCAAGGGCGTGCAGCGCGACACCGGCGGCTATACCGTGGCGCTGGCCGCGTCGATGAAGCACATCTTCACCGGTGGCAGCGGCGAGACCATGTTCTCCACCTCGGACATCGGCTGGGTGGTGGGCCACAGCTACATCATCTACGGCCCGCTGATCGCCGGCATGGCCACCATCATGTACGAAGGCACGCCGCTGCGTCCGGATGCCGGCATCTGGTGGCAGATCGTCGAGAAGTACAAGGTCAGCGTGATGTTCTCGGCGCCGACAGCGGTGCGCGTGCTGAAGAAGCAGGACCCGGCCTTCCTCAAGAAGTACGACCTGTCCTCGCTCAAGCACCTGTTCCTGGCCGGCGAACCACTGGACGAGACCTCGCACCAGTGGATCATGAGCGAACTCGGCATTCCGGTCATCGACAACTACTGGCAGACCGAGACCGGCTGGCCGATGCTCGCCATCGTGCGCGGCGTGGAAGACAGCAAGATCAAGCTCGGCTCGCCCGCCTTCCCGGTGTATGGCTACGACCTGCGCATCTTCCGCGAGGACGGCAGCGAATGCGGTCCGAACGAAAAGGGTATCGTCGGCATCGTGCCGCCGCTGCCGCCGGGCTGCCTGTCCACCGTGTGGGGCCAGGACGAGCGCTTCGTCTCCACCTACTTCAGCCTGTTTACCGATCCGGTGGTGTATTCGTCGTCCGACTGGGGCATCAAGGACGAAAACGGCTACCACACCATCCTCGGCCGCATGGACGACGTCATCAACGTTGCCGGGCACCGTCTCGGCACCCGCGAGATCGAGGAGGCGGTGCAGACCCACCCGGCGATCGCCGAAGTGGCGGTGGTCGGCGTCCATGACGAGCTGAAGGGCCAGATGCCGATGGCTTTCGCGGTGGTGAAGGACGCGAGCACCGTCGACTCCGCCGAGAAGCGCGCCGCGCTCGAGAAGGAGGTGATGAAGAAGGTGGACGAAAGCCTCGGCGCGATCGCCCGCCCGGCCCGCGTGCACTTCATCAACGGCCTACCCAAGACTCGCTCGGGCAAGATGTTGCGCCGCTCCATCCAGGCGCTGGCCGAAGGCCGCGACGCCGGCGACCTGACGACCATCGACGATCCGACGACGCTGGATCAGATCAAGGCGGCGCTCGCCAGTTGA
- a CDS encoding HDOD domain-containing protein produces the protein MSLLTRPLPSVDAYVEHFSTRPLPVLRHTVRALDALRAEIDTVSSRKIAAVVLGDPLMTMKLLTYLETHRGSAQNHDITTIDRAVMMLGLAPFFDIFSDMPTVEDTLAAYPKALLGVLKVTARARRAAGYARDWAIVRHDLDADEITVAALLSEAAEIVCWVFAPTLTQQVYTLQRADRTLRSVTAQRAVFGATAHEIQLALIHAWHLPRLLVQLLDETQSEHPRVRTIALAADFARHVAHGWDDAALPDDIAAIEALLRIGRETLLRRLGAPDEVIPRFLPANDAGTAG, from the coding sequence ATGAGCCTGCTTACCCGCCCCCTGCCCTCGGTCGACGCCTACGTCGAGCATTTCTCGACCCGTCCGCTGCCGGTCCTGCGCCACACCGTCCGCGCCCTCGACGCCTTGCGTGCCGAGATCGACACCGTCAGCAGCCGAAAGATCGCTGCCGTCGTGCTGGGCGATCCGCTGATGACGATGAAGCTGCTCACCTACCTCGAGACCCACCGCGGATCGGCTCAGAATCACGACATCACCACGATAGACCGGGCCGTGATGATGCTGGGGCTTGCCCCCTTCTTCGATATCTTCAGCGACATGCCCACCGTCGAAGACACGCTGGCGGCCTATCCCAAAGCGCTGCTCGGCGTTCTCAAGGTGACAGCCCGTGCCCGCCGGGCCGCCGGCTACGCGCGCGACTGGGCCATCGTGCGCCACGACCTCGATGCCGACGAGATCACCGTCGCGGCCTTGCTGAGCGAGGCCGCCGAAATCGTGTGCTGGGTATTTGCGCCGACGCTCACGCAGCAGGTCTATACCCTGCAGCGGGCCGACCGCACGCTGCGTAGCGTCACGGCCCAGCGCGCAGTATTCGGCGCCACCGCCCATGAGATTCAACTCGCCTTGATCCACGCCTGGCACCTGCCGAGATTGTTGGTGCAGTTGCTGGACGAAACCCAGTCGGAGCATCCGCGCGTACGCACAATCGCGCTGGCCGCCGACTTCGCCCGCCACGTTGCCCACGGCTGGGACGACGCGGCGCTGCCCGACGACATCGCCGCCATCGAAGCCCTGCTGCGGATAGGCCGTGAAACCCTGTTGCGCCGCCTCGGCGCCCCTGACGAGGTGATCCCGCGGTTTCTGCCGGCCAACGATGCCGGCACGGCGGGCTGA
- a CDS encoding methyltransferase domain-containing protein, translating into MTTGSYNFEAFNDAGFQTERLRQQAQAIRGMEASVLRAAGIAPGHDVLEIGCGPGFVSDLLAELAPDGSLHAVEPSSTLLAQVTANVRRKPAGGLFLHQAYGDALPLADSCVDFSYARFVLQHVPAPDAVVREVHRVTRKGGRFCVVDSDDGLVILHPEAPKVTEVLNQAQAIQAAQGGDRFIGRKLQESMIRAGFVNVKSRVVTLTSSELPFAVLFNILLGYKASLLGDAIDVRKLFEELSADVQAGRQLVVAGVFVVSGEKA; encoded by the coding sequence ATGACTACCGGTTCGTACAACTTTGAAGCTTTCAATGATGCGGGCTTTCAGACGGAACGCCTGCGTCAGCAGGCGCAGGCCATTCGCGGCATGGAGGCAAGTGTCCTGCGTGCGGCAGGTATCGCGCCGGGCCATGATGTGCTGGAGATCGGCTGTGGCCCGGGTTTCGTATCCGATCTGCTCGCAGAGCTCGCCCCCGACGGCAGCCTGCATGCCGTAGAGCCGAGTTCGACCCTGTTGGCGCAGGTGACTGCAAATGTGCGGCGAAAGCCTGCCGGTGGGCTGTTTCTGCACCAGGCCTATGGCGACGCCCTGCCTTTGGCCGACAGCTGCGTTGATTTCTCTTACGCGCGTTTCGTGCTTCAGCATGTGCCGGCGCCGGACGCTGTGGTGAGAGAGGTACATCGCGTGACTCGCAAGGGTGGGCGCTTTTGTGTGGTCGACTCGGACGACGGTCTGGTGATCCTGCATCCGGAAGCGCCAAAGGTGACGGAAGTGCTGAACCAGGCACAGGCGATTCAGGCAGCACAGGGCGGAGACCGCTTCATCGGCCGGAAACTGCAGGAATCCATGATTCGAGCTGGTTTCGTCAATGTGAAGAGCCGTGTGGTCACGCTCACCAGCAGTGAGCTTCCGTTTGCCGTGCTGTTCAATATTCTGCTGGGTTACAAGGCTTCACTGCTGGGTGATGCCATCGATGTCCGCAAGTTGTTCGAAGAGCTCTCCGCTGACGTACAGGCCGGACGTCAGCTAGTGGTGGCTGGCGTTTTCGTCGTGTCCGGAGAGAAGGCCTGA
- the pepA gene encoding flocculation-associated PEP-CTERM protein PepA: MKLKKFTAPLAASLMLASGAAFAEPFYLNVNTFDTSPLGGTDGLTSLIYQLGVNWSATSTFTDDDGNAGLTVGDSVVDSGFGTVSSYLDQNANAIAGGENNEGVGVTHQLVFDYDDLSGTVAFNDGAGGILASYTSGTIHIYNDNNADGDTTDAGEGEVLTLDVFASTGTVGNVIIYATVSAVDPNIFFFPPATDWSTLTVAIVARIDSNIDPLVPTQIADDANGNDRYQRTSTLDGSVSFNRVPEPGVLALLGIGLIGLGAARRVKKAA, encoded by the coding sequence ATGAAACTGAAGAAATTCACCGCCCCGCTTGCCGCATCCCTGATGCTCGCATCCGGCGCTGCATTCGCCGAACCGTTCTACCTCAACGTCAATACCTTCGACACCAGCCCTCTCGGCGGCACCGACGGCCTGACCAGCCTGATCTACCAACTCGGCGTCAACTGGAGCGCAACCTCGACATTTACCGATGACGACGGCAATGCGGGCCTGACGGTGGGCGACTCGGTGGTGGATAGCGGCTTCGGCACGGTATCCAGCTACCTGGATCAGAATGCAAACGCGATCGCCGGCGGCGAGAACAACGAGGGCGTCGGCGTCACCCACCAGTTGGTGTTCGACTACGATGACCTCTCCGGCACCGTCGCCTTCAACGATGGCGCAGGCGGCATCCTGGCCTCCTACACCAGCGGCACGATCCACATCTACAACGACAACAACGCCGACGGAGACACTACCGACGCCGGCGAGGGTGAAGTGCTCACCCTTGATGTGTTCGCCAGCACCGGCACCGTTGGGAACGTGATCATCTACGCAACCGTATCCGCCGTCGATCCCAACATCTTCTTCTTCCCGCCGGCGACCGATTGGAGCACCCTGACGGTTGCCATCGTCGCCCGCATCGACTCGAACATCGACCCCCTGGTGCCGACGCAGATCGCCGACGACGCCAACGGCAACGATCGCTATCAGCGCACATCGACCCTGGACGGCAGCGTGAGCTTCAACCGCGTTCCGGAACCGGGCGTGCTGGCGCTCCTGGGCATCGGCCTGATCGGTCTGGGCGCTGCCCGTCGCGTGAAGAAAGCCGCCTGA
- a CDS encoding ThiF family adenylyltransferase — translation MVAFSLGRRTEVSAFAYHEAFSRNLGVVSIDEHARLRNATVAIAGMGGVGGDYLISLVRAGVGGFHLAEFDEFELVNFNRQYGANTETLGRKKLDVMVEYAKAINPELRITTFSEGLSPGNIDAFLMGVDVAVDAVDAFAVDMHPLLVNAATARGLATIAAVPLGMGAGVLAFGPKGMPYGEYFQISPEMSEDEKIIQFMLGFGPELYQMKYLDPKSINLKARKGPSSVAGCKLCAGYITTLALVALLHPEELKCVPWYTNVDARLGRFRHRRLWMGNRNPLQRLKSLVARKRLEKAGEPT, via the coding sequence ATGGTCGCATTTTCTTTGGGTCGGAGAACGGAAGTGTCAGCGTTTGCTTACCACGAGGCTTTCAGTCGCAATCTGGGGGTTGTCAGCATCGACGAGCATGCCCGTCTGCGTAATGCCACGGTGGCGATTGCAGGGATGGGAGGGGTCGGGGGCGACTACCTGATCAGTCTGGTGCGTGCGGGTGTGGGCGGGTTTCATCTTGCCGAGTTCGACGAGTTCGAACTGGTCAATTTCAACCGCCAGTACGGTGCCAATACCGAGACACTGGGACGAAAGAAACTCGACGTCATGGTCGAGTATGCGAAGGCGATCAATCCCGAGCTGCGCATCACCACCTTCAGCGAGGGGTTGAGCCCGGGTAACATCGATGCCTTCCTGATGGGGGTGGATGTGGCGGTCGACGCGGTCGACGCTTTTGCGGTCGATATGCACCCCTTGCTGGTGAATGCGGCGACGGCGCGTGGCTTGGCGACGATTGCGGCGGTACCGCTGGGGATGGGGGCCGGTGTGCTGGCCTTCGGCCCCAAGGGCATGCCGTATGGAGAGTACTTCCAGATATCTCCGGAGATGAGCGAGGACGAGAAGATCATCCAGTTCATGCTCGGCTTCGGTCCCGAGCTTTACCAGATGAAGTATCTCGATCCGAAATCGATAAACCTGAAGGCCCGCAAGGGCCCGAGCTCGGTGGCCGGCTGCAAGCTGTGTGCGGGCTACATCACCACGCTGGCGCTGGTCGCGCTGCTGCATCCCGAAGAGTTGAAGTGTGTGCCGTGGTATACCAACGTCGATGCGCGGCTGGGCCGTTTTCGTCATCGCCGTCTGTGGATGGGCAACCGTAATCCTCTGCAGCGGCTCAAGAGCCTGGTGGCAAGGAAGCGACTTGAAAAGGCCGGTGAGCCGACGTGA
- a CDS encoding response regulator — protein MSADDDNPTITKVLVVDDSRMVRASLIKHLRGRFEVREETDGEAGWQTLLVDPSIQLVLTDIGMPRLDGFGLLERIRSSKVARVHDIPVIIISGDEDDAARERAIKMGANDFITKGIGGVELIARLESLSRLAQTQRELEASRAALASQSPLDPASGLATEAYLNVHGEQEMALARRHQADISAMVIEIDHYEQLVEWHGAHVAQLITRKLSKILSSKVRKEDTVAQLAPAQFAVLSPSTDPLGCCAFALRMQRAMEKLVMTYREERIRISVTIGVASSSIDGMQTVSHLVGVAAGRAQAGKAAGGNRVVNDQGEVDQTMVDRYMKQLISIDHALLQIRIGAADEVADRLPEVITTLLPLLELIESRVHCGIPLGALKKYDKESGPGNDEAEGTRTSA, from the coding sequence ATGAGCGCTGACGACGACAACCCGACCATCACGAAGGTACTCGTCGTCGACGATTCCCGCATGGTGCGCGCATCGCTCATCAAGCACTTGCGCGGACGCTTCGAGGTGCGCGAGGAGACCGACGGCGAGGCCGGCTGGCAGACCTTGCTGGTCGATCCTTCGATACAGCTGGTCCTTACCGATATCGGCATGCCGCGCCTGGACGGCTTCGGTCTGCTCGAGCGCATACGCAGCTCCAAGGTCGCGCGGGTGCACGACATCCCGGTCATCATCATCTCGGGCGACGAAGACGATGCCGCGCGTGAACGTGCCATCAAGATGGGCGCAAACGACTTCATCACCAAGGGCATCGGCGGAGTCGAGCTGATCGCCCGGCTCGAGTCATTGTCGAGACTGGCCCAGACCCAGCGCGAGCTCGAAGCGAGCCGCGCCGCGCTGGCTAGCCAGAGCCCGCTCGATCCCGCGTCGGGCTTGGCCACCGAGGCCTATCTGAATGTGCACGGCGAGCAGGAAATGGCGCTCGCACGTCGTCACCAGGCCGACATCTCGGCCATGGTGATCGAGATCGATCACTACGAGCAGCTGGTGGAATGGCATGGTGCCCATGTCGCCCAGCTGATCACGCGCAAACTGTCGAAGATCCTGTCGAGCAAGGTACGCAAGGAAGACACCGTCGCCCAGCTCGCACCGGCGCAGTTTGCGGTGTTGTCGCCCAGCACCGATCCGCTCGGTTGCTGTGCGTTCGCGCTGCGGATGCAGCGGGCGATGGAAAAGCTGGTGATGACGTACCGCGAGGAACGCATCCGCATCAGCGTCACCATCGGTGTGGCGAGTTCGTCCATCGATGGCATGCAGACGGTCAGCCACCTCGTCGGGGTGGCTGCCGGTCGAGCCCAGGCTGGCAAGGCGGCGGGGGGTAACCGCGTCGTCAACGACCAGGGCGAGGTCGATCAGACCATGGTCGACCGTTACATGAAGCAGTTGATCAGCATCGACCATGCGCTGCTTCAAATCCGGATCGGGGCCGCCGACGAAGTGGCCGACCGGTTGCCGGAAGTCATTACCACCCTGCTCCCACTACTCGAGTTGATAGAATCCCGCGTGCATTGCGGGATCCCGCTCGGGGCGCTTAAAAAATACGATAAGGAGTCGGGGCCTGGCAATGACGAGGCGGAGGGAACCCGAACCTCTGCATAA
- a CDS encoding PEP-CTERM/exosortase system-associated acyltransferase, translating to MLLQKYEYLTVSPGSREYREYLALRHEVFCEELRRVPASGRRAAGLLVESDEYDVHSVHVLCRSKDTGAVVGCSRLILPGSNGLNVKARYRLSHDLTAVPAEVGEIGRLTLAHALRRYRSDNPLPEGKNRAARLTHAVERRDGPAVALGLYREIFRLAGAYGIAYCYAAMEPALARLLKRLGFPFHEAGPLNNDVRPARQPYVIGAQATRSALAATNSWLYQFMFGAEDNIAVQTVGAWPSLVSMPAMRSQALCIAAA from the coding sequence ATGCTGTTGCAGAAGTATGAGTACTTGACGGTAAGCCCGGGGAGTCGGGAGTACCGTGAATACTTGGCATTGAGGCACGAGGTGTTCTGCGAGGAGCTTCGGCGCGTTCCGGCGAGTGGTCGTCGAGCGGCCGGTCTCTTGGTCGAAAGCGACGAGTACGATGTCCACAGCGTTCATGTCCTGTGTCGCTCGAAGGATACGGGTGCTGTGGTCGGGTGTTCCAGGTTGATTCTGCCGGGATCCAACGGCCTCAACGTCAAGGCGCGCTACAGGCTCTCTCACGACCTCACGGCGGTGCCGGCGGAGGTTGGCGAGATCGGTCGTTTGACGCTTGCCCATGCGCTGCGTCGGTATCGCAGCGACAATCCACTGCCGGAAGGGAAGAACAGGGCTGCCAGGCTGACGCATGCGGTCGAACGTCGTGACGGTCCGGCAGTGGCGCTCGGTCTGTATCGTGAAATCTTTCGTCTGGCGGGTGCTTACGGTATTGCCTATTGTTATGCCGCGATGGAGCCGGCGCTGGCCCGCTTGTTGAAGCGCTTGGGCTTTCCGTTTCACGAGGCCGGCCCGCTAAATAACGATGTGCGTCCGGCACGTCAGCCCTATGTCATTGGCGCGCAGGCTACGCGCTCGGCGCTCGCTGCAACGAATTCCTGGTTGTACCAGTTCATGTTCGGAGCGGAAGATAATATCGCTGTGCAGACTGTTGGCGCTTGGCCGTCGCTCGTATCGATGCCGGCAATGCGATCGCAGGCGCTTTGCATCGCAGCGGCCTGA
- a CDS encoding oxidoreductase, with translation MTTSFKAFLIEQAEDKKVQGRLTTLSADQLDAGEVLIRVHYSSINYKDALAATGAGKIIRRFPCVGGIDLAGVVVESADSRFKPGDKVIATSFDIGVAHHGGYAELARVPANWVVPLPAGLDLFEAMALGTAGFTAALGIVRMEDNGLAPANGPVLVTGATGGVGGLAIDMLASLGYHVVALTGKESEAGYLKMLGASDIKLRSSIDLDKVRPLEGALWAGAVDNVGGQVLHWVLATMKQAGTVASIGNAASFNLDTTVFPFILRGVSLLGVDSGYIGFPTRQRVWDRLATDLKPRHLAAITRTISLDELPGAFDAFIKGQVKGRTVVRIGA, from the coding sequence GTGACGACATCCTTCAAGGCGTTCCTGATCGAGCAAGCCGAAGACAAGAAGGTGCAGGGCCGTCTCACCACGCTGTCCGCCGATCAGCTCGATGCCGGCGAGGTGCTGATCCGGGTGCACTATTCAAGCATCAACTACAAGGATGCGCTGGCGGCGACTGGTGCCGGCAAGATTATCCGTCGTTTCCCCTGTGTCGGTGGCATCGATCTCGCAGGTGTCGTGGTCGAGAGTGCGGATTCGCGTTTCAAGCCGGGCGACAAGGTGATCGCCACCAGCTTCGATATCGGCGTGGCGCATCACGGTGGTTATGCCGAATTGGCGCGGGTGCCGGCGAACTGGGTGGTGCCGCTGCCGGCCGGGTTGGACTTGTTCGAGGCGATGGCGCTCGGCACTGCAGGATTTACTGCGGCGCTCGGCATCGTTCGCATGGAAGACAACGGTCTGGCGCCCGCCAACGGCCCGGTGCTGGTCACCGGTGCGACTGGCGGCGTGGGCGGGCTGGCTATCGACATGCTGGCCAGCCTCGGCTATCACGTGGTTGCCCTGACCGGCAAGGAGAGCGAGGCGGGTTACCTGAAGATGCTGGGGGCGAGCGACATCAAGCTGCGTTCCAGCATCGATCTCGACAAGGTGCGTCCGCTCGAAGGCGCGCTCTGGGCCGGTGCCGTGGACAACGTCGGCGGGCAGGTGCTGCATTGGGTGCTGGCGACGATGAAGCAGGCCGGGACGGTGGCCAGCATCGGCAATGCGGCGAGTTTCAATCTCGACACCACGGTCTTCCCTTTCATCCTGCGTGGCGTCAGCCTGCTCGGCGTGGATTCCGGCTACATCGGTTTTCCGACCCGCCAGCGGGTGTGGGACAGGCTCGCGACCGATCTCAAGCCGCGCCATCTTGCCGCGATCACGCGTACCATCAGCCTCGACGAGCTTCCCGGCGCCTTCGACGCCTTCATCAAGGGGCAAGTCAAGGGGCGTACCGTGGTGCGCATTGGCGCCTGA
- a CDS encoding outer membrane lipoprotein-sorting protein, with protein sequence MTTAMQDGLSGRFGFVSRTIGGALAGALLASLMTLGGICAAWADEAGARLAQRVYDRPDGNDATSAVTMSLTEEGRSPRVRSMILYRLSGAGGEVSTLIRFTGPADIEGTGLLTLDAADGASNQWIYLPAMKRVRRVDSNRKGGRFVNSDYFYEDLRDRKPAMDQHRVLGRERVDGVECEVLESIPVDADNSVYLRRLSWIDPVSLLPLRVDFFEKERDQASKRLVVLKRERIDAYWTVMDSTLTDLGNGHQTRLTVERVLYDRKLPAELFSSKALEDERTERSYRP encoded by the coding sequence ATGACGACTGCGATGCAGGATGGTCTGTCAGGCCGGTTCGGGTTTGTGAGCCGGACCATTGGAGGCGCACTTGCGGGAGCTCTGCTGGCGAGCTTGATGACCCTGGGCGGGATTTGTGCCGCTTGGGCCGATGAGGCCGGTGCCCGGCTCGCACAGCGGGTCTACGACCGTCCGGACGGCAATGATGCAACCTCGGCGGTGACCATGTCGCTGACCGAGGAGGGACGCAGCCCGCGGGTGCGCAGCATGATCCTGTACCGCCTCAGCGGCGCGGGTGGCGAGGTGTCGACGCTGATCCGCTTCACCGGCCCGGCCGACATCGAAGGGACGGGCCTGTTGACCCTGGATGCCGCGGATGGGGCGTCCAACCAATGGATCTACCTGCCAGCCATGAAGCGTGTTCGCCGGGTCGATTCGAATCGCAAGGGCGGGCGCTTCGTGAATTCCGACTATTTCTACGAAGACCTGCGTGACCGCAAGCCCGCCATGGATCAGCACCGGGTGCTGGGGCGGGAGCGCGTCGACGGGGTGGAGTGCGAGGTGCTGGAGAGCATTCCGGTCGACGCCGACAATTCGGTGTATCTGCGTCGCCTCAGCTGGATCGATCCGGTTTCACTGCTGCCGCTGCGAGTCGACTTTTTCGAGAAGGAGCGGGATCAGGCCAGCAAGCGTCTGGTGGTGTTGAAGCGCGAGCGGATCGATGCTTACTGGACGGTAATGGACAGCACGCTGACCGATCTGGGCAACGGGCATCAGACGCGGCTTACCGTGGAGCGCGTGCTCTACGACCGTAAACTGCCGGCCGAGTTGTTCAGTTCGAAGGCGCTCGAGGACGAGCGCACTGAGCGGAGCTACCGTCCATGA
- a CDS encoding PEP-CTERM/exosortase system-associated acyltransferase produces the protein METAYFRFEEVTPGTPDYERYLEARYEVFCEELGRVDAPGLLSAQGRPVETDQYDPFSRHFIACHKPTDTVAGFVRVILPNESGLNVTPRYVIDRPLPYDDATDDRIGEISRMAIAPHFRRRHSDRGKPVHGDPESEMSKKPEGLRQHQPELVLGMYREVYQLCRQTGLDYCVAAMDSHFSRLLIALGFPFVPVGPVNEQVAPPRRVYLISAREMERSLGEREADILRFMQERKAA, from the coding sequence ATGGAAACCGCTTATTTTCGCTTCGAAGAAGTCACGCCCGGTACGCCGGACTACGAACGCTACCTTGAGGCGCGCTATGAGGTGTTCTGCGAAGAGTTGGGCCGCGTCGATGCACCCGGCCTGCTTTCGGCACAGGGACGTCCCGTCGAGACGGACCAGTACGACCCCTTCAGCCGTCACTTCATCGCCTGCCACAAGCCGACCGATACCGTGGCCGGATTCGTACGCGTCATCCTGCCGAACGAGTCCGGTCTGAACGTTACCCCGCGGTACGTCATAGACCGACCGCTGCCGTACGACGATGCGACCGACGACCGGATCGGCGAGATATCCCGCATGGCGATCGCACCACACTTTCGTCGCCGTCATTCCGACCGGGGTAAGCCGGTTCATGGTGACCCCGAGTCGGAAATGTCCAAGAAGCCGGAGGGTTTGCGGCAGCATCAGCCGGAGCTTGTGCTGGGTATGTACCGTGAGGTCTACCAGCTTTGTCGACAGACGGGTCTCGACTACTGTGTGGCTGCCATGGACAGCCACTTCAGCCGGCTACTCATTGCATTGGGTTTCCCCTTTGTGCCGGTTGGTCCGGTCAATGAGCAGGTCGCTCCACCGAGGCGGGTATACCTGATCAGCGCACGGGAGATGGAGCGCAGCCTGGGTGAGCGCGAGGCCGACATCCTTCGCTTCATGCAGGAGAGGAAAGCTGCGTAA